The following proteins are encoded in a genomic region of Musa acuminata AAA Group cultivar baxijiao unplaced genomic scaffold, Cavendish_Baxijiao_AAA HiC_scaffold_1119, whole genome shotgun sequence:
- the LOC135666693 gene encoding putative aconitate hydratase, cytoplasmic: protein MARGTFANIRLVNKLLKGEVGPKTVHIPTGDKLYVFEVATRYKADGHDTIVLAGAEYGSGSSRDWAAKGPMLLGVKAVIAKSFERIHRSNLVGMGIIPLCFKPGEDAETLGLTGHECYTIDLPSSITDIRPGQDITVVVDNGKSFTCTLRFDTEVELAYFNHGGILPFVIRNLINSQH, encoded by the exons ATGGCAAGGGGAACATTTGCAAATATTCGTCTTGTTAATAAACTCCTCAAGGGAGAAGTGGGACCAAAGACTGTTCATATCCCAACAGGGGACAAACTCTATGTCTTTGAAGTAGCAACG AGGTACAAGGCTGATGGGCATGATACCATAGTTTTGGCAGGAGCAGAGTACGGAAGTGGTAGCTCTCGAGACTGGGCTGCTAAGGGTCCAATGTTGTTG GGAGTCAAAGCAGTTATTGCTAAAAGTTTTGAGAGGATCCATCGCAGCAATTTAGTTGGAATGGGTATAATTCCACTGTGTTTCAAGCCTGGTGAGGATGCTGAGACACTGGGTTTGACAGGGCATGAGTGCTACACAATAGATCTTCCAAGTAGCATCACTGACATAAGACCTGGGCAAGATATTACTGTAGTTGTGGACAATGGGAAATCTTTCACATGCACTCTTCGGTTTGATACAGAG GTAGAACTGGCCTACTTCAATCATGGAGGAATTCTTCCATTTGTCATCAGAAATCTGATAAATTCCCAGCACTGA